The following coding sequences are from one Corallococcus caeni window:
- a CDS encoding CAP domain-containing protein yields the protein MRRPSRFRPLSAVGLLTPFLLLACIPDGDPDDSTADAGLDGGLLADGGTDTDAGTVELSQFARDMLEAHNAARAAAKPTPSPALEPLTWDPAVAEVAQKWADNCVFEHNPNRGNAGENIAWSSPGYWDTKGVVKAWVDEVADYDYAKNTCKTGAQCGHYTQVVWRNTRRLGCAMQRCTKSGSTSDFYVCNYAPPGNYVGQRPY from the coding sequence ATGCGACGCCCTTCCCGCTTCCGTCCCCTCTCCGCCGTCGGTCTGCTCACCCCGTTCCTCCTGCTCGCCTGCATCCCTGACGGGGACCCGGACGACTCGACCGCGGACGCGGGGCTGGATGGAGGCCTGCTGGCCGACGGCGGCACCGACACCGACGCGGGGACCGTGGAGCTCTCGCAGTTCGCCCGCGACATGCTGGAGGCCCACAACGCGGCCCGCGCCGCCGCGAAGCCCACGCCGTCCCCCGCGCTGGAGCCGCTCACGTGGGACCCCGCCGTGGCGGAGGTCGCCCAGAAGTGGGCGGACAACTGCGTGTTCGAGCACAACCCGAACCGGGGCAACGCGGGAGAGAACATCGCCTGGTCCAGCCCGGGCTACTGGGACACGAAGGGCGTGGTGAAGGCCTGGGTGGACGAGGTGGCGGACTACGACTACGCGAAGAACACCTGCAAGACAGGCGCGCAATGCGGCCACTACACGCAGGTGGTGTGGCGCAACACCCGCCGCCTGGGCTGCGCCATGCAGCGCTGCACCAAGAGCGGCTCCACGTCGGACTTCTACGTGTGCAACTACGCGCCGCCGGGCAACTACGTGGGCCAGCGTCCGTACTGA
- a CDS encoding dienelactone hydrolase family protein — protein MKRLTWVLAAALMLGACATGKPAEVSRTPSATGAVSEEEFKAMHTLRKDAAPERKGQQVELSDGSKAYLSLPPNAKGPLPAIIVIHEWWGLNEHVQAWTDRLAAEGYAALAVDLYHGKVGTNPDEALALVKQVDDDQATKTLLAAHAFLKGDPRIQAPRTGSIGWCFGGGWSLRTAMAIPELSAAVIYYGHPVTDPQQLSTIKAQVLGIFGTKDKSIPPETVQAFEKALEEAGVRSRIVEYDADHAFANPSGARYDERAAASAWAETSAFLARTLKR, from the coding sequence ATGAAGAGGCTCACGTGGGTGCTGGCGGCGGCGCTGATGCTGGGCGCCTGCGCGACGGGCAAGCCGGCGGAGGTGTCGCGCACGCCGTCCGCCACGGGCGCTGTCTCCGAGGAGGAGTTCAAGGCCATGCACACCCTGCGCAAGGACGCCGCCCCCGAGCGCAAGGGCCAGCAGGTGGAGCTGTCCGACGGCTCCAAGGCCTACCTGAGCCTGCCCCCGAACGCGAAGGGCCCCCTGCCCGCCATCATCGTCATCCACGAGTGGTGGGGCCTCAACGAGCACGTGCAGGCCTGGACGGACCGGCTGGCGGCGGAGGGCTACGCGGCGCTCGCGGTGGACCTCTACCACGGCAAGGTGGGCACCAACCCCGACGAGGCGCTCGCGCTGGTGAAGCAGGTGGACGACGACCAGGCCACGAAGACGCTGCTGGCCGCGCACGCGTTCCTCAAGGGCGACCCGCGCATCCAGGCCCCGCGCACCGGCAGCATCGGCTGGTGCTTCGGTGGTGGCTGGTCGCTGCGCACCGCCATGGCCATCCCGGAGCTGAGCGCGGCCGTCATCTACTACGGCCACCCCGTGACGGACCCCCAGCAGCTGTCCACCATCAAGGCGCAGGTGCTGGGCATCTTCGGCACGAAGGACAAGTCCATCCCGCCGGAGACGGTGCAGGCCTTCGAGAAGGCGCTGGAGGAGGCCGGCGTGCGCAGCCGCATCGTGGAGTACGACGCGGACCACGCCTTCGCCAACCCGTCCGGCGCCCGCTACGACGAGCGCGCCGCCGCGTCCGCCTGGGCGGAGACGTCCGCGTTCCTCGCGCGCACGCTCAAGCGCTGA
- a CDS encoding FKBP-type peptidyl-prolyl cis-trans isomerase: MKKTILIAAMLSLTACQGQGAKPGETSATGTTTAGAAGAPQTEEQKTLYALGLSIGRSISVFDMTPQELEFVKAGLTAQVTGQKSDVDLETYGPKLQDLARERSLRKANAEKEKAKAFLEEKAKEPGAVKTESGLIYKETQAGTGPQPQASDVVKVHYKGTLADGKEFDSSYKRGEPTQFPLQGVIKCWTEGLQKMKVGGKAQLVCPSDIAYGDRGAPPNIPGGAALVFDVELLEIVKAPEAPPGMPGMPGGMGTPPAPGAKPPPATKPPPATK; this comes from the coding sequence ATGAAGAAGACGATCCTGATCGCGGCGATGCTGAGCCTGACGGCCTGCCAGGGCCAGGGTGCGAAGCCGGGCGAGACCTCCGCCACCGGCACCACGACGGCGGGCGCCGCTGGCGCTCCGCAGACCGAGGAGCAGAAGACGCTGTATGCGCTGGGCCTGTCCATCGGCCGCAGCATCAGCGTGTTCGACATGACCCCGCAGGAGCTGGAGTTCGTGAAGGCCGGCCTCACCGCGCAGGTGACGGGCCAGAAGTCCGACGTGGACCTGGAGACCTACGGTCCCAAGCTCCAGGACCTCGCGCGCGAGCGGTCGCTGCGCAAGGCCAACGCGGAGAAGGAGAAGGCCAAGGCGTTCCTGGAGGAGAAGGCCAAGGAGCCCGGCGCGGTGAAGACCGAGTCCGGCCTCATCTACAAGGAGACCCAGGCGGGCACCGGTCCCCAGCCCCAGGCCTCCGACGTCGTGAAGGTGCACTACAAGGGCACGCTCGCGGACGGCAAGGAGTTCGACTCCTCCTACAAGCGCGGTGAGCCCACGCAGTTCCCGCTCCAGGGCGTCATCAAGTGCTGGACCGAGGGCCTCCAGAAGATGAAGGTCGGCGGCAAGGCGCAGCTCGTGTGCCCCTCCGACATCGCCTACGGCGACCGCGGCGCGCCCCCGAACATCCCCGGCGGCGCCGCCCTGGTGTTCGACGTGGAGCTGCTGGAGATCGTGAAGGCCCCCGAGGCTCCTCCGGGAATGCCCGGCATGCCCGGCGGCATGGGCACCCCCCCGGCCCCCGGCGCGAAGCCGCCCCCGGCCACCAAGCCGCCCCCGGCGACGAAGTAG
- a CDS encoding GlsB/YeaQ/YmgE family stress response membrane protein: MGLLGWIIFGFFAGLIARAVLPGNQRLGCIGTTLLGVAGAFVGGFLTSVWRGTNWRDPEPTGFGGAILGAIVLLLVAQAAFGGRSSR; the protein is encoded by the coding sequence ATGGGGCTGTTGGGGTGGATCATCTTCGGCTTCTTCGCGGGGCTCATCGCCCGGGCCGTGCTGCCGGGGAACCAGCGCCTGGGGTGCATCGGCACCACGCTCCTGGGCGTCGCCGGGGCCTTCGTGGGCGGCTTCCTCACGTCCGTCTGGCGGGGGACGAACTGGCGCGACCCGGAGCCCACCGGCTTCGGCGGCGCCATCCTGGGTGCCATCGTCCTGCTCCTGGTCGCCCAGGCCGCCTTCGGCGGACGCTCCTCCCGGTAG
- a CDS encoding GNAT family N-acetyltransferase, producing MSPLRRATRDDNAALLDLFGDVPMTGDLVLSTQRSPDYFGLFAMQRGEAEVWTHGDPSRLDGMGAIHVRDGWLEGRPCRVGYLGDLRTRFSARRARGLARFYGPVLEETSQRHGVDVFLTAVMASNAAALQALVRRAASREAQPHYHLMRAFSAVSVQFVLRRKPRRGRYTVRRATAADVPAMAALLDADHRSRPFGYRYDTGELEHRLARWPGLRVEDSFLAFDPAGQLVGCTSAWNPDAVKRYRVLAYRGGMKWVRRGFNALATVTGAPRLPAPGGDFRYFYLCNTSIPSEDPAVLRALLDAVYAAFHGQGFHFFTVQQDAADPLASAFDGFLQRRLDFHLYAVTPASRPPRTFPGGRTGFEICLP from the coding sequence ATGAGCCCCCTCCGCCGTGCCACCCGGGATGACAACGCCGCGCTGCTGGACCTGTTCGGCGACGTGCCCATGACCGGGGACCTGGTGCTCAGCACGCAGCGCTCTCCCGACTACTTCGGCCTGTTTGCCATGCAGCGCGGCGAGGCGGAGGTCTGGACCCACGGGGACCCCTCCCGCCTGGACGGCATGGGGGCCATCCACGTCCGCGACGGGTGGCTGGAGGGCCGGCCCTGCCGAGTGGGCTACCTGGGCGACCTTCGCACCCGCTTCTCCGCGCGCCGCGCCCGGGGTCTGGCCCGGTTCTATGGGCCCGTCCTGGAGGAGACCTCCCAGCGCCACGGCGTGGACGTCTTCCTCACCGCCGTCATGGCCTCCAACGCCGCCGCGCTCCAGGCGCTCGTGCGCCGCGCGGCCTCACGGGAAGCGCAGCCGCACTACCACCTGATGCGCGCGTTCTCCGCCGTCTCCGTCCAGTTCGTCCTGCGCCGCAAGCCGCGCCGCGGCCGCTACACCGTGCGCCGGGCCACCGCCGCGGACGTGCCCGCCATGGCCGCGCTGCTGGACGCGGACCACCGCTCGCGCCCCTTCGGCTACCGCTATGACACCGGGGAACTGGAGCACAGGCTCGCGCGCTGGCCGGGCTTGCGCGTGGAGGACTCGTTCCTCGCGTTCGACCCGGCGGGACAGCTGGTGGGCTGCACCTCCGCGTGGAACCCGGACGCCGTGAAGCGCTACCGCGTGCTCGCGTACCGGGGCGGCATGAAGTGGGTGCGCCGGGGCTTCAACGCGCTGGCCACCGTCACCGGCGCGCCCCGCCTGCCCGCGCCCGGCGGCGACTTCCGCTACTTCTACCTCTGCAACACCAGCATCCCCTCGGAGGACCCCGCCGTCCTGCGCGCGCTGCTGGACGCCGTCTACGCCGCGTTCCACGGCCAGGGCTTCCACTTCTTCACCGTGCAGCAGGACGCCGCAGACCCGCTGGCCTCCGCCTTCGACGGCTTCCTCCAGCGGCGGCTGGACTTCCACCTCTACGCCGTCACGCCCGCCTCGCGCCCCCCGAGGACCTTCCCCGGGGGACGCACCGGCTTTGAAATCTGCCTGCCCTGA
- a CDS encoding MATE family efflux transporter, giving the protein MEETPLADRNAQVPAPVDKGVWTLVKEALHGTEQDLTRLPLGRAIFLLAVPMVLEMCMESVFAVVDVAFVGRLGAEAVATVGLTESILVIIYAAGMGLSIGATAMVARRIGEKDTERAGRTAVQAIGLGVVISAVLAVTGIVFARPILAALGGSPWVLEHGVGYTRVMMGGVVSILLLFLINAIFRGAGDAAIAMRVLMLANGLNILLAPCLIFGLGPFPEMGVVGAAWATTLGRSAGVVYQLYRLIRSNGRLQVRREHVALEPATMLAMLRLSGAGMVQALVSTSSWVVLVRIVASFGSTALAGYTIAIRIVMFALMPAWGLGNAAATLLGQSMGAGDPDRGAKAVWLAGRYNLMVLGTIGVLFFVFAHPLLGLFTTDPAVVEEGATALRVFSLSFFSAAYGMVITSAFNGAGDTRTPTLIDLGCLWALELPLAWVLAKPLGLGPVGAYLAVPAAFAAMSVLGIVLFRRGRWKTRVV; this is encoded by the coding sequence TGCCGCTCGGGCGGGCCATCTTCCTGCTCGCCGTGCCCATGGTGCTGGAGATGTGCATGGAGTCGGTGTTCGCCGTGGTGGACGTCGCCTTCGTCGGCCGGTTGGGCGCGGAGGCGGTGGCCACGGTGGGCCTCACCGAGTCCATCCTCGTCATCATCTACGCCGCGGGCATGGGCCTGAGCATCGGCGCCACGGCGATGGTGGCCCGCCGCATTGGAGAGAAGGACACCGAGCGGGCGGGGCGCACGGCGGTGCAGGCCATTGGCCTGGGCGTGGTCATCTCCGCGGTGCTGGCCGTAACGGGCATCGTCTTCGCCCGGCCCATCCTGGCGGCGCTCGGTGGCTCGCCGTGGGTGCTGGAGCACGGCGTGGGCTACACGCGCGTGATGATGGGCGGCGTGGTGAGCATCCTGCTGCTCTTCCTCATCAACGCCATCTTCCGGGGCGCGGGCGACGCGGCCATCGCGATGCGCGTGCTGATGCTGGCCAACGGGCTCAACATCCTGCTCGCGCCGTGTCTCATCTTCGGCTTGGGGCCGTTCCCGGAGATGGGCGTGGTGGGCGCGGCATGGGCCACCACGCTGGGCCGCAGCGCGGGCGTGGTGTACCAGCTCTACCGGTTGATCCGTTCGAACGGCCGGCTCCAGGTGCGTCGCGAGCACGTGGCGCTGGAGCCCGCGACGATGCTCGCGATGCTGCGGCTGTCGGGCGCGGGCATGGTGCAGGCGCTGGTGAGCACGTCCAGTTGGGTGGTGCTGGTGCGCATCGTGGCGTCGTTCGGCAGCACGGCGCTCGCGGGCTACACCATCGCCATCCGCATCGTGATGTTCGCACTGATGCCCGCGTGGGGCCTGGGCAACGCGGCGGCCACGCTGTTGGGACAGAGCATGGGCGCGGGGGACCCGGACCGGGGCGCGAAGGCGGTGTGGCTCGCGGGCCGGTACAACCTGATGGTGCTGGGCACCATCGGGGTGCTGTTCTTCGTCTTCGCGCATCCGCTGCTGGGGCTCTTCACGACGGACCCCGCGGTGGTGGAGGAGGGCGCGACGGCGCTGCGCGTCTTCAGCCTGAGCTTCTTCTCCGCCGCGTACGGCATGGTCATCACCTCCGCGTTCAACGGCGCGGGGGACACGCGGACGCCCACGCTCATCGACCTGGGGTGCCTCTGGGCGCTGGAGCTGCCCCTGGCGTGGGTGCTGGCGAAGCCGCTGGGCCTGGGCCCGGTGGGCGCGTACCTCGCGGTGCCGGCGGCCTTCGCGGCGATGTCCGTGCTGGGCATCGTCCTGTTCCGGCGCGGGCGCTGGAAGACGCGCGTGGTGTGA